Proteins encoded by one window of Bradyrhizobium sp. B097:
- a CDS encoding MFS transporter — protein MSITFSPASVGSVGVQNPELATSFRRAQWRMLFAAMFCYLFFYTGRQTFGFAIPGIQTEFGVSKEALGWASAALLWCYAVGQAINGNLGDKFGGRRVMSAGAILSFIMNWATSLSTGIVSLTAFWGINGYFQSMGWAPGSRLLSNWWGRHERGTVYGLYTFAAGLASVLSFVTSLVVVGYFQLDWRWIFRIPVVLLLLGGIAFYLIAREKPEDMGFASPHDETDDVTATDAAVDANEGSLARYKAVLSNWRLLVAGVSIGFQNAARYGLLVWVPVHFLGSNWAKAGATSAIDPRWISIALPVGMAVGAFSNGWVSDKVFGSRRYLAIVLYMVLAAVTALCMYAIPTTEIYLGMTVLFLCGFFTYGPQSSFWALCPDLVGHKRAGTATGVMNSFAYLFAGLGEPIIGHFMDKHNQTSLVFLVVAVCATSSAVVAAFIRR, from the coding sequence ATGTCGATCACGTTCAGTCCGGCGAGCGTCGGCTCGGTCGGAGTCCAAAATCCGGAGCTTGCGACATCGTTCCGCCGCGCACAGTGGCGGATGCTGTTCGCGGCGATGTTCTGCTATCTGTTCTTCTACACCGGGCGGCAGACCTTTGGCTTCGCCATTCCCGGCATCCAGACCGAGTTCGGCGTCAGCAAGGAGGCGCTGGGCTGGGCCAGCGCGGCGCTGCTGTGGTGCTACGCAGTCGGGCAGGCCATCAACGGCAATCTCGGCGACAAGTTCGGCGGCCGCCGCGTGATGAGCGCGGGCGCGATCCTCTCCTTCATCATGAACTGGGCGACCAGCCTCTCGACCGGCATCGTCAGCCTCACCGCGTTCTGGGGCATCAACGGCTATTTCCAGTCGATGGGCTGGGCGCCGGGCAGCCGCCTGCTGTCGAACTGGTGGGGCCGGCATGAGCGCGGCACGGTCTACGGGCTCTACACGTTCGCGGCCGGTCTCGCCTCGGTGCTGTCGTTCGTCACCTCGCTGGTGGTGGTCGGCTATTTCCAGCTCGACTGGCGCTGGATCTTCCGCATCCCGGTGGTGCTGCTGCTGCTCGGCGGCATCGCGTTCTATCTGATCGCGCGCGAAAAGCCCGAGGACATGGGCTTTGCTTCGCCGCATGACGAGACCGACGACGTCACCGCAACCGACGCCGCGGTCGACGCCAATGAGGGCTCGCTCGCGCGCTACAAGGCGGTGCTGTCGAACTGGCGCCTGCTCGTCGCCGGCGTCTCGATCGGATTCCAGAACGCGGCGCGCTATGGCCTCTTGGTGTGGGTGCCCGTGCACTTCCTCGGCAGCAACTGGGCCAAGGCCGGCGCCACCTCGGCGATCGATCCGCGCTGGATCAGCATCGCGCTGCCGGTCGGCATGGCGGTGGGTGCGTTCAGCAACGGCTGGGTCTCGGACAAGGTGTTCGGCTCGCGCCGTTACCTCGCCATCGTGCTCTATATGGTGCTCGCCGCGGTCACCGCGCTGTGCATGTACGCGATCCCGACCACCGAGATCTATCTCGGGATGACGGTGCTGTTCCTGTGCGGCTTCTTCACTTACGGCCCGCAATCCTCGTTCTGGGCGCTGTGCCCGGATCTGGTCGGCCACAAGCGGGCAGGGACCGCAACCGGGGTGATGAACTCCTTCGCCTATCTGTTCGCAGGTCTCGGCGAGCCGATCATCGGCCACTTCATGGACAAGCATAACCAGACCTCGCTGGTGTTCCTTGTGGTCGCGGTCTGCGCGACCTCCAGCGCGGTGGTGGCGGCCTTTATCCGGCGCTAG
- a CDS encoding MFS transporter, which produces MSDQVSTIAMADTAKPSGVRWKIFLLMLFLISINYIDRASLSVAMPVIAKEFDIDPAMQGLILSSFFWTYALMQVPGGMLADRFKPRIVIALATLFWGFFQALAALSTSWMLLLLTRLGLGASEAPIYPAGGKLNAIWMTQTERGRGATLLDGGAPLGAALGSIVIAWLMAAFSSWRVAFVVAGIGTMLCGLWAWYYIRNAPREHPSVNEAEARYLEEAHAIEDAATPPSSGASGMAYFRFRSVWCMCLGWMFFNTTFYGLLTWMPTYLFKVHGFDIKALGGASFIIFFAGFVGELVGGWIGDGWRARGGAPNTVFRTLFGIAAIMATVSIFLVAYVTNAVVVVVLLSTTLFFLRWCGMYWAIPSALAGRGKSGFLGGCMNLGGNIAGITTPLIVGFIVQATGSYFLALMYFAAAGIALLICSTLIDYSRKLPV; this is translated from the coding sequence ATGAGCGATCAGGTGTCCACCATCGCAATGGCAGATACGGCGAAGCCTTCCGGCGTGCGCTGGAAGATCTTCCTGCTGATGCTGTTCCTGATCTCGATCAACTATATTGATCGCGCCTCGCTCTCGGTCGCGATGCCTGTGATCGCCAAGGAGTTCGACATCGATCCGGCAATGCAGGGCTTGATCCTGAGCTCGTTCTTTTGGACCTACGCGCTGATGCAGGTGCCGGGCGGCATGCTCGCCGATCGCTTCAAGCCGCGGATCGTGATCGCGCTCGCGACGCTGTTCTGGGGCTTCTTCCAGGCGCTGGCGGCGCTGTCCACCAGCTGGATGCTGCTGCTGCTGACCCGGCTCGGGCTCGGCGCGTCGGAAGCGCCGATCTATCCGGCCGGCGGCAAGCTCAACGCGATCTGGATGACGCAGACCGAACGCGGCCGCGGCGCCACCCTGCTGGACGGCGGCGCGCCGCTCGGTGCAGCGCTCGGCTCGATCGTGATCGCCTGGCTGATGGCGGCGTTCAGCTCCTGGCGCGTCGCCTTCGTCGTCGCGGGCATCGGAACCATGCTGTGCGGCCTGTGGGCCTGGTACTACATCCGCAACGCGCCGCGCGAGCATCCGTCGGTCAATGAAGCCGAGGCGCGCTATCTCGAGGAGGCGCATGCGATCGAGGACGCCGCGACGCCGCCGTCGTCGGGCGCGAGCGGGATGGCGTATTTCCGCTTCCGCTCGGTCTGGTGCATGTGCCTGGGCTGGATGTTCTTCAACACCACGTTTTATGGCCTGCTGACCTGGATGCCGACCTATTTGTTCAAGGTGCACGGCTTCGACATCAAGGCGCTCGGCGGCGCATCCTTCATCATCTTCTTCGCAGGCTTCGTCGGCGAACTGGTCGGCGGCTGGATCGGCGACGGCTGGCGCGCGCGGGGCGGGGCGCCCAACACCGTGTTCCGCACCCTATTCGGCATCGCGGCGATCATGGCGACCGTGTCGATCTTCCTCGTCGCCTACGTCACCAACGCGGTCGTGGTCGTGGTGCTGCTGTCGACGACGCTGTTCTTCCTGCGCTGGTGCGGCATGTACTGGGCGATCCCGTCGGCGCTGGCGGGCCGCGGCAAGTCCGGCTTCCTCGGCGGCTGCATGAATCTCGGCGGCAATATCGCCGGCATCACGACACCCTTGATCGTCGGCTTCATCGTGCAGGCCACCGGCTCCTACTTCCTCGCTTTGATGTATTTCGCCGCCGCCGGAATTGCGCTGTTGATCTGCTCGACCCTGATCGATTACAGCCGCAAGCTCCCGGTCTAG
- a CDS encoding aspartate/glutamate racemase family protein produces MTRPVRLGMLTPSSNTALEPITCAMLTGVEDVSAHFSRFKVTQIALSEQALRQFDASEILRAAELLAHAKVDVIAWNGTSASWLGFDRDESLCEQITAATGIKACTTVLAYRDLLRRIGARRIGLVTPYRRDVQDRIIANWNSAGLHCFAERHLALQDNFSFAEVSEVEVAGLIEQVVREGCDAAVVLCTNMRGAGAAERLERGFGVPVLDSIAVTLWACLTAAGCDPSRVHGWGSLFTNPDLRAATAIPDHDDKGVR; encoded by the coding sequence ATGACACGTCCCGTCCGGCTCGGCATGCTGACGCCGTCGTCGAATACCGCACTGGAGCCGATCACCTGCGCGATGCTGACAGGCGTCGAGGATGTCTCGGCGCATTTCTCGCGCTTCAAGGTGACGCAGATCGCGCTGTCGGAACAGGCGCTGCGCCAGTTCGACGCCAGCGAGATTCTGCGCGCGGCAGAGTTGCTGGCGCATGCCAAGGTCGACGTCATCGCCTGGAACGGCACCTCGGCAAGCTGGCTCGGCTTTGACCGCGACGAGAGCCTGTGCGAGCAGATCACTGCGGCAACCGGGATCAAGGCCTGCACCACGGTGCTCGCCTATCGCGACCTGCTGCGGCGGATCGGCGCCAGGCGCATCGGGCTGGTGACGCCGTATCGCAGGGATGTGCAGGACAGGATCATCGCCAACTGGAATTCGGCTGGGCTGCATTGTTTTGCCGAGCGGCATCTCGCGCTGCAGGACAATTTCTCCTTTGCCGAGGTCAGCGAGGTCGAGGTCGCGGGCCTGATCGAGCAGGTGGTGCGCGAAGGCTGCGATGCCGCCGTCGTGCTCTGCACCAACATGCGCGGCGCGGGCGCTGCCGAACGGCTGGAGCGCGGTTTCGGCGTGCCGGTGCTGGATTCGATTGCGGTGACGCTGTGGGCGTGTCTCACGGCTGCGGGCTGCGATCCGTCACGCGTGCACGGCTGGGGCAGCCTGTTCACCAACCCCGATCTGCGCGCAGCGACCGCGATCCCCGATCATGACGATAAAGGCGTGCGGTGA
- a CDS encoding GntR family transcriptional regulator, translating to MTEAKTKAKTTRRSKEPKRAITAQQRRRLRVPRVGLHEQAAARLRTMIVRGELAPGQSLGEADLSDALGISRTPLREALKQLANEGLVELRLNHSAVVAPFRRAELTELFEAVSGIERCAAELAALRMEDADFERLDALQDKIEWHHRRGELRDYFQANQQIHSAIVGFARNAVLKATHEALLARAERARFFALSVLGRWDESVREHQDILAALRRRDAARAGQMLAHHVRRTGEIVAETLDGKGDEAAAVDAPAKPRGRKTRNVAP from the coding sequence GTGACTGAAGCCAAAACCAAAGCCAAGACCACCAGACGCAGCAAGGAACCCAAGCGCGCCATCACGGCGCAGCAGCGGCGACGTCTGCGCGTGCCGCGGGTTGGACTGCACGAGCAGGCGGCGGCGCGGCTGCGCACCATGATCGTGCGCGGCGAGCTGGCGCCGGGACAGTCGCTGGGGGAGGCGGACCTGTCGGATGCGCTGGGTATTTCGCGCACCCCGCTGCGCGAGGCGCTGAAGCAGTTGGCGAACGAGGGTCTGGTTGAACTGCGGCTCAACCACAGTGCGGTGGTGGCGCCGTTCCGCCGCGCCGAGCTGACCGAATTGTTCGAGGCGGTCAGCGGCATCGAGCGCTGCGCTGCCGAGCTCGCCGCGCTGCGCATGGAGGATGCCGACTTCGAGCGGCTCGACGCGCTGCAGGACAAGATCGAGTGGCATCACCGCCGCGGCGAGCTGCGCGACTATTTCCAGGCCAACCAGCAGATCCATTCGGCGATCGTCGGCTTCGCCCGCAACGCGGTGCTGAAGGCGACGCACGAGGCGCTGCTGGCGCGGGCCGAGCGCGCGCGCTTCTTCGCGCTCTCGGTGCTCGGGCGCTGGGATGAATCGGTGCGCGAGCACCAGGATATCCTGGCCGCGCTCAGGCGCCGCGACGCGGCGCGGGCCGGGCAGATGCTGGCCCACCATGTGCGCCGCACCGGCGAGATCGTCGCCGAGACGCTGGATGGCAAGGGAGATGAGGCCGCGGCTGTGGACGCTCCCGCAAAGCCGCGCGGCCGCAAGACGAGGAACGTTGCGCCATGA
- a CDS encoding aspartate/glutamate racemase family protein, whose amino-acid sequence MKILLLNPNTTAAVTDLLHAAGSKAASAGTELVPATASRGVPYIATRAEAQIGGAIALEMLAEAGPGIDAAIIAAFGDPGLFGARELFAFPVVGLAEAAMLTACMLGRRFSIVTFAGALAPWYEECVAMHGLSSRCAGIRTLDGGFQSISDVQAEKEELLVALANRAVEQDGADVVILSGAPLAGLAAKVRDRIPVPVVDPVAAAVRQAETLAVLKPRKAVAGTFRRPDPKPTLGLAEPLAAIIEHRSPKEGTD is encoded by the coding sequence ATGAAGATCCTGCTGCTCAATCCCAACACGACCGCGGCGGTCACGGATTTGCTCCATGCCGCCGGCAGCAAGGCGGCGTCGGCCGGCACCGAGCTCGTGCCTGCGACCGCCTCGCGCGGCGTACCTTATATCGCGACTCGCGCCGAGGCCCAGATCGGCGGCGCGATCGCGCTGGAGATGCTGGCCGAGGCCGGCCCCGGCATCGATGCCGCCATCATCGCCGCGTTCGGCGATCCCGGCCTGTTCGGCGCGCGCGAGCTGTTCGCGTTTCCGGTGGTGGGATTGGCGGAGGCCGCGATGCTCACCGCCTGCATGCTCGGCCGGCGGTTCTCCATCGTGACCTTCGCCGGCGCGCTGGCGCCCTGGTACGAGGAGTGCGTCGCCATGCACGGGCTGAGTTCACGCTGCGCCGGCATCCGCACGCTCGACGGTGGCTTCCAGTCGATCTCCGACGTGCAGGCCGAGAAGGAAGAGCTGCTGGTCGCGCTCGCGAACCGGGCGGTCGAACAGGACGGCGCCGACGTCGTCATTCTGTCAGGCGCGCCGCTCGCAGGCCTTGCCGCAAAGGTCCGCGACCGCATTCCGGTGCCCGTGGTCGATCCCGTTGCGGCCGCCGTGCGCCAGGCGGAGACGCTTGCCGTGCTCAAGCCGCGCAAGGCGGTCGCCGGCACCTTCCGGCGGCCTGATCCGAAACCGACGCTCGGGCTGGCGGAGCCGCTTGCTGCCATCATCGAACATCGCTCGCCGAAAGAGGGGACGGACTGA
- the hydA gene encoding dihydropyrimidinase → MSFDTIIRGGTVVTAADTFACDVGIRDGKITALGHDLGDAVTIIDATDRLVLPGGIDSHVHFAQPSGDGIVMADGFASGTRSAAFGGNTTVLPFCLQEKGQTLREALKHYHSLADGECHVDVAFHLIVTDPTEHVLGQELPALVEDGYTSLKVFMTYEGMALSDRELLETMSVARETGAMLMVHAENFDAIRFLTDRLERAGNTAPRFHATSRPIPVEREATHRAISLSELVDVPIMIVHVSNREAMDEIRRAQQRGLRVMGETCPQYLMLTEKDLDQLNMEGAKYVCSPPPRDVASQQACWEGLQQKVFSVFSSDHCPFRYDDPQGKLAPKGRTSFRWVPNGIPGVATRLPILFSEGVVKGRIDLNSFVAFSATNHAKIYGLYPRKGTIAVGSDADIALWDPKRKVTIRHDLIHDGSDYTPYEGLEVTGWPVLTMVRGKVVVDDGTLVGSKDHGTYLPRAKPPAGATIP, encoded by the coding sequence ATGTCCTTCGACACCATCATCCGCGGCGGCACCGTCGTCACCGCTGCCGACACCTTTGCCTGCGACGTCGGAATCCGTGACGGCAAGATCACGGCGCTCGGCCACGATCTCGGCGATGCGGTCACGATCATCGACGCCACCGACCGGCTCGTGCTGCCGGGCGGCATCGACAGCCACGTCCACTTCGCCCAGCCGTCAGGCGACGGCATCGTGATGGCCGACGGCTTCGCCAGCGGCACCCGCTCGGCGGCGTTCGGCGGCAACACCACCGTGCTGCCGTTCTGCCTGCAGGAGAAGGGCCAGACGCTGCGCGAGGCGCTCAAGCACTACCATTCGCTGGCCGACGGCGAATGCCATGTCGACGTCGCCTTCCATCTGATCGTCACCGACCCGACCGAGCACGTGCTAGGCCAGGAGTTGCCGGCGCTGGTCGAGGACGGCTACACCTCGCTCAAGGTCTTCATGACGTATGAGGGGATGGCGCTGTCGGATCGCGAGCTGCTCGAGACCATGTCGGTCGCGCGCGAGACCGGCGCGATGCTGATGGTGCATGCGGAAAACTTCGACGCCATCCGCTTCCTGACCGACCGGCTGGAACGCGCCGGCAACACCGCGCCGCGCTTCCACGCGACCTCGCGGCCGATTCCGGTCGAGCGCGAGGCGACGCACCGCGCGATTTCGCTGTCCGAGCTCGTCGATGTGCCGATCATGATCGTGCATGTCTCGAACCGCGAGGCGATGGACGAGATCCGGCGCGCGCAGCAGCGGGGCTTGCGGGTGATGGGCGAAACCTGCCCGCAATATCTGATGCTGACCGAAAAGGATCTCGATCAGCTCAACATGGAGGGCGCAAAGTACGTCTGCTCGCCGCCGCCGCGCGATGTCGCGAGCCAGCAGGCCTGCTGGGAAGGCCTGCAGCAGAAGGTGTTCTCAGTGTTCTCGTCGGACCATTGCCCATTCCGCTACGACGACCCGCAAGGCAAGCTCGCGCCGAAGGGGCGCACCAGCTTCCGCTGGGTGCCGAACGGCATCCCGGGTGTGGCGACACGGCTGCCGATCCTGTTCTCCGAAGGCGTCGTGAAGGGCCGCATCGACCTCAACAGCTTCGTCGCCTTCAGCGCCACCAATCACGCCAAGATCTACGGCCTCTATCCGCGCAAGGGCACCATCGCGGTCGGCTCGGATGCCGACATCGCGCTGTGGGACCCAAAGCGCAAGGTGACGATCCGCCACGACCTGATCCATGACGGCTCGGACTACACGCCCTATGAGGGGCTCGAGGTCACCGGCTGGCCGGTGCTGACCATGGTGCGCGGCAAGGTGGTCGTCGACGACGGCACCCTTGTCGGCAGCAAGGACCACGGCACATATTTGCCGCGCGCCAAACCTCCAGCGGGGGCAACCATCCCGTAA
- a CDS encoding alpha/beta hydrolase: MPYATTDDGVRLYFEETGSGHPVILVHEFAGDLRSYEPQMRHFGKRFRTIAYNARGFPPSDVPEQVSSYSQARAADDILAVLDHIGAPKAHIIGLSMGGFATLHFGIRHPARALSLCVGGCGYGAELDKRETFRAEADVIAGMIRKEGMPAFAERYAYGPTRVQYENKDPRGHAEFKAMLAEHSAVGSANTQQGVQKERPSLYTLVDEMKRITVPTLIITGDEDWPCLLPGILMKQSIPSAALAVMPNCGHAINVEEPDEYNRIVGEFLAQVESGRWPQRDPRAVSASITGMKD; this comes from the coding sequence ATGCCCTACGCGACAACAGACGACGGCGTGCGGCTCTATTTCGAGGAAACCGGATCCGGCCATCCGGTGATCCTGGTCCATGAATTCGCCGGCGACCTGCGCAGCTACGAGCCGCAGATGCGGCATTTCGGCAAGCGCTTCCGCACCATCGCCTACAATGCGCGCGGCTTTCCGCCGTCTGACGTGCCCGAGCAGGTCTCATCCTATTCGCAGGCGCGCGCCGCCGACGATATCCTTGCCGTGCTCGATCATATCGGCGCGCCGAAGGCGCATATCATCGGCCTCTCGATGGGCGGCTTTGCAACGCTGCATTTCGGCATCCGGCATCCGGCGCGCGCCTTATCGCTGTGCGTCGGCGGCTGCGGCTATGGCGCCGAGCTCGACAAGCGCGAGACGTTTCGCGCTGAGGCCGACGTGATCGCGGGCATGATCCGCAAGGAAGGCATGCCGGCGTTCGCCGAGCGTTACGCCTACGGCCCGACGCGCGTGCAGTACGAGAACAAGGATCCGCGCGGCCACGCCGAATTCAAGGCCATGCTGGCCGAGCACTCGGCGGTGGGATCGGCCAACACCCAGCAGGGCGTCCAGAAGGAGCGTCCCTCGCTCTACACGCTGGTCGACGAGATGAAGCGCATCACCGTGCCGACGCTGATCATCACCGGCGACGAGGATTGGCCATGCCTGCTGCCGGGCATCCTGATGAAGCAGAGCATCCCGTCGGCCGCGCTCGCGGTGATGCCGAACTGCGGTCACGCCATCAACGTCGAGGAACCCGACGAATACAACCGGATCGTCGGCGAATTCCTGGCGCAGGTCGAAAGCGGCCGCTGGCCGCAGCGCGATCCGCGAGCCGTCAGCGCCTCGATCACGGGGATGAAGGACTAG
- a CDS encoding nuclear transport factor 2 family protein, with translation MADFTASLIERDIHSALTFLTDDVVLFYSNGTAICGRDAFSSTMQANWKLVDDYNYATLESIWVTQSDTSAAVIYSFAWTGRVRGENIGGDGRGTRVFRKEQSGWLIAHEHLSTGQLRPEPSPSSP, from the coding sequence ATGGCCGATTTTACTGCATCGTTGATCGAGAGGGACATCCATTCCGCGCTGACATTTCTCACCGATGACGTCGTGCTGTTCTACAGCAACGGAACGGCAATATGCGGCAGGGACGCCTTCTCCTCCACAATGCAGGCCAATTGGAAGCTGGTCGATGACTACAACTACGCGACCCTGGAATCGATCTGGGTCACGCAATCCGACACCTCGGCCGCCGTCATCTACAGCTTCGCATGGACCGGCAGGGTCCGCGGCGAGAACATCGGCGGAGATGGCCGAGGAACCAGAGTCTTTCGCAAAGAGCAATCCGGTTGGCTGATTGCGCACGAGCATTTGAGCACGGGGCAATTGCGCCCCGAGCCTAGTCCTTCATCCCCGTGA
- a CDS encoding SDR family oxidoreductase, producing the protein MNTILITGCSSGFGLETAKYFLDRDWKVIATMRTPREEVLPRSAHLRVLALDVTDPDSIHRAVEAAGPIDALVNNAGFGAASPFEATPMATIRELFETNTFGTMAVTQAVLPQFRQRRTGVVVNVTSSVTLRSIPLIASYTATKAAVNAFTESMALELAQFGVRACLVLPGRSPETRFGDTARARAQGLDHAAYAELVQSVFARFGEPGPVTTAQDVAEAVWRAVTDPSSPMRIPAGADAVIWAAESRA; encoded by the coding sequence ATGAACACCATCTTGATCACCGGATGCTCGTCCGGCTTCGGACTTGAAACCGCGAAATACTTTCTCGACCGCGACTGGAAGGTCATCGCGACGATGCGCACGCCGCGCGAGGAGGTGCTGCCGCGTTCGGCGCATCTGCGCGTGCTCGCGCTCGACGTCACCGATCCCGACAGCATCCATCGCGCCGTCGAGGCCGCGGGACCGATCGATGCCCTCGTCAACAACGCAGGCTTCGGCGCAGCGTCGCCATTCGAAGCCACGCCGATGGCAACGATCCGCGAGCTGTTCGAGACCAACACATTTGGCACGATGGCCGTCACCCAGGCAGTGCTGCCGCAGTTCAGGCAACGCAGGACCGGCGTTGTCGTCAACGTCACCTCGAGCGTGACGTTGAGATCGATCCCTCTGATCGCGTCCTACACCGCGACCAAGGCAGCGGTGAACGCATTCACCGAGTCGATGGCGCTGGAGCTCGCGCAGTTCGGCGTGCGCGCGTGCCTGGTGCTGCCGGGCCGTTCGCCGGAGACCCGCTTCGGCGATACTGCACGCGCCCGCGCGCAGGGCCTCGATCACGCGGCCTATGCCGAGCTCGTGCAGAGCGTCTTCGCAAGATTCGGGGAACCGGGGCCGGTCACCACCGCGCAGGACGTTGCCGAAGCGGTGTGGCGCGCGGTGACCGATCCGTCGAGCCCGATGCGTATCCCCGCCGGCGCCGACGCCGTGATCTGGGCCGCGGAGAGTCGAGCGTAG
- a CDS encoding AraC family transcriptional regulator, translating to MIDPLAEVVTLLQPSARFSKAVVGAGAWHVRRSDAGQPFYCVVLEGGCRLEVDDYEAIELKAGDFILVPAAYDVAMSSLARFSEPTAETRPVALATGEFRIGDQDGPTDLRMLIGHCSFGSADANLLVSLLPQLVHVRGEPRLATLMQFVRDEFCERRPARDVILARLLEVLLIEALRSTAGTAASPGLVRGLADERLAVAIRRMHESPTRAWTVAQLAKEAALSRSAFFDRFSRAVGVAPMEYLLAWRMAMAKNMLRQNESGIAEIAERVGYGSASAFSVAFTRHVGLSPTQYAREQIAP from the coding sequence ATGATCGATCCGCTTGCGGAGGTCGTTACGCTGCTGCAGCCAAGTGCCCGGTTCTCGAAGGCCGTGGTCGGCGCCGGGGCGTGGCATGTCCGCCGTTCCGATGCCGGACAGCCGTTTTATTGCGTGGTCCTCGAGGGCGGGTGCCGGCTTGAGGTCGACGATTACGAAGCGATCGAGCTAAAGGCGGGCGACTTCATTCTGGTCCCCGCGGCCTATGACGTCGCGATGTCGAGCCTCGCGCGGTTTTCCGAGCCGACCGCCGAAACACGTCCCGTCGCGCTCGCCACCGGAGAGTTCAGGATCGGAGACCAGGACGGTCCAACCGATCTGCGGATGCTGATCGGCCATTGCAGCTTCGGCTCGGCGGACGCGAACCTGCTGGTGTCGCTGCTTCCCCAACTGGTGCATGTGCGCGGCGAACCGCGGCTCGCCACCCTGATGCAGTTCGTCCGGGACGAATTCTGCGAGAGGCGCCCGGCGCGCGATGTGATCCTGGCCCGCCTGCTCGAGGTTCTCCTGATCGAGGCGTTGCGCTCGACGGCGGGCACCGCGGCGTCGCCGGGTCTCGTGCGCGGGCTCGCCGACGAGCGTCTCGCTGTTGCGATCCGCCGGATGCATGAGAGCCCGACGCGGGCGTGGACGGTCGCGCAACTGGCGAAGGAGGCGGCGCTGTCGCGTTCGGCATTCTTCGACCGGTTCAGCCGCGCTGTCGGCGTCGCACCGATGGAGTATCTGCTGGCCTGGCGCATGGCGATGGCCAAGAACATGCTCCGGCAGAATGAAAGCGGCATCGCCGAAATCGCCGAACGCGTCGGCTACGGTTCAGCGAGCGCGTTCAGCGTCGCGTTCACCCGCCATGTCGGATTGTCGCCGACGCAATATGCGCGGGAGCAGATCGCGCCGTGA